One Gloeobacter morelensis MG652769 DNA window includes the following coding sequences:
- the csaB gene encoding polysaccharide pyruvyl transferase CsaB: MRAVLCGYYGFGNGGDEALLSALLQMLPGHIEPVVLAANPRQMQKRYGVECRDRWNWFAVSSAIARADAFIWGGGSLMQDVTGRKSVLYYGSLMQLAQSFGKRTVAWAQGIGPLRDPWCRDYTRRVLAGCRAVSVRDAASAQLLDAWSIPHEQTCDPVWALEPASNPTAGSLRPPRVAVVLRPHPDLGARRQAVIIAALDQLQRDLGASVLCVPFQIPGDEPLARAVAESLEKPGLVVSEDDPRRLMGLFASVQLTVAMRLHGVLMAAAGGNPVWGLSYDPKVAQLLSQIQAPGCALDRLPDDPAVLARAWGEAYKGSGLNAEVRQGWAHRARANARVLTRVLGPA; encoded by the coding sequence ATGCGGGCCGTTCTGTGCGGCTACTACGGCTTCGGCAACGGCGGCGACGAAGCGCTGCTGTCCGCTCTGTTGCAGATGCTGCCCGGCCACATCGAGCCGGTAGTGCTCGCGGCCAACCCCCGGCAGATGCAAAAACGCTACGGCGTCGAGTGCCGGGATCGGTGGAACTGGTTTGCAGTCAGCAGCGCCATTGCCCGCGCCGATGCGTTCATCTGGGGCGGCGGCAGTCTGATGCAGGATGTCACCGGCCGCAAAAGCGTGCTCTACTACGGTTCACTGATGCAGCTGGCCCAGAGTTTCGGCAAGCGCACCGTCGCCTGGGCCCAGGGCATCGGGCCATTGCGCGATCCTTGGTGCCGCGATTATACCCGCAGAGTGCTGGCGGGTTGTCGGGCGGTGAGCGTACGCGATGCGGCTTCTGCCCAGTTACTAGACGCCTGGAGTATTCCCCACGAACAGACCTGCGATCCGGTCTGGGCACTGGAACCGGCCTCTAACCCGACGGCCGGATCGCTCCGGCCGCCGCGCGTGGCGGTGGTCCTCAGACCCCACCCGGACCTCGGCGCGCGCCGGCAGGCGGTGATCATCGCGGCACTCGACCAACTGCAGCGGGATCTCGGTGCAAGCGTTCTGTGCGTTCCTTTTCAGATTCCTGGGGATGAACCCCTTGCCCGCGCCGTCGCCGAAAGCCTCGAAAAACCTGGACTGGTGGTCAGCGAGGACGATCCCCGCCGATTGATGGGTCTGTTCGCCTCGGTGCAGCTCACTGTCGCCATGCGGCTGCACGGCGTGCTGATGGCCGCCGCCGGGGGTAACCCGGTCTGGGGCCTCAGCTACGATCCGAAAGTGGCTCAACTGCTCAGCCAGATCCAGGCTCCCGGCTGTGCACTTGACCGGCTTCCCGACGACCCGGCGGTGCTCGCCCGCGCCTGGGGCGAAGCCTACAAAGGCAGCGGCCTCAATGCCGAGGTGCGCCAAGGCTGGGCGCACAGAGCACGCGCCAATGCTCGGGTCCTTACCCGGGTGCTTGGCCCGGCTTAG
- the clpS gene encoding ATP-dependent Clp protease adapter ClpS, whose translation MSTETLEKKSVQRKPMPLYKVLLHNDDHTPMNYVIEVLMKTIPKMQPSKARKIMLEAHNSGVAVVIVCALEHAEFYSESLNRHNLTSTYEPDC comes from the coding sequence ATGAGCACTGAGACCCTTGAGAAGAAGAGTGTACAGCGCAAACCTATGCCGCTGTACAAGGTTCTGCTGCACAACGACGATCACACGCCGATGAACTACGTGATCGAGGTGCTGATGAAGACCATTCCAAAAATGCAGCCTTCCAAGGCGCGCAAGATCATGCTCGAAGCCCACAACAGCGGGGTGGCTGTGGTGATTGTCTGTGCCCTCGAACACGCCGAATTTTATAGTGAAAGCCTCAACCGCCACAACTTGACCAGCACCTACGAACCTGACTGCTAA
- the cobU gene encoding bifunctional adenosylcobinamide kinase/adenosylcobinamide-phosphate guanylyltransferase, whose amino-acid sequence MKLTLVSGAARSGKSQLAEQLAARATRVTYVATGWSAPDDADWQVRLARHRERRPSYWGLVETGVPGGPTLEAVLAEAEADECLLIDSLGGWLGARLLTDFEEESLARAVAALPGQLHRCAARVIAVSEEVGWGVIPAYPLGRRFRDLLGALNRNVAREADAAYLVANGYALDLKVIGRAIDQF is encoded by the coding sequence ATGAAACTGACCCTGGTAAGCGGTGCCGCCCGCAGCGGCAAGAGCCAACTGGCTGAGCAACTGGCGGCGCGCGCTACCCGGGTTACTTACGTTGCCACAGGCTGGAGTGCCCCTGATGATGCGGACTGGCAGGTGCGCCTCGCGCGCCACCGCGAGCGCCGTCCCTCCTACTGGGGTCTGGTTGAGACCGGTGTGCCCGGTGGCCCGACCCTCGAAGCGGTGCTCGCAGAAGCCGAAGCGGACGAATGCTTGCTGATCGATTCGCTCGGGGGCTGGCTGGGTGCGAGGCTGCTGACAGATTTTGAGGAGGAATCGCTCGCCCGGGCGGTGGCGGCCCTGCCCGGGCAGCTGCACCGGTGTGCGGCACGGGTGATCGCCGTGAGCGAGGAGGTCGGGTGGGGTGTGATCCCCGCCTATCCCCTGGGTCGGCGTTTCCGAGACTTGCTCGGTGCACTCAACCGCAATGTGGCCCGCGAGGCCGACGCCGCTTACCTGGTCGCCAACGGCTATGCCCTGGATCTAAAGGTGATTGGGCGGGCCATCGATCAATTTTAA
- a CDS encoding NAD(P)H-quinone oxidoreductase subunit 3, translating to MFVLSGYDALLIFLMLSALVPVLALTISYLIRPKGSGAFRTTTYESGVDPRGDSWIQFNIRYYMFALVFVVFDVETVFLYPWAAAFNQLGLLAFIEALIFIAILVVALVYAWRKGALEWT from the coding sequence GTGTTTGTTCTTTCCGGTTACGACGCCCTGCTCATCTTTTTGATGTTGAGCGCCCTGGTCCCGGTACTGGCCCTCACCATCTCCTATCTCATTCGCCCCAAAGGTTCCGGCGCCTTCCGCACCACCACCTATGAATCAGGGGTCGATCCGCGCGGCGACAGTTGGATCCAGTTCAACATCCGCTATTACATGTTTGCCCTGGTTTTTGTCGTCTTCGACGTGGAGACGGTATTTCTCTATCCCTGGGCCGCGGCGTTCAACCAGCTGGGACTGCTCGCGTTTATCGAAGCACTGATTTTTATCGCTATTCTGGTAGTCGCCCTGGTCTACGCCTGGCGCAAGGGCGCCCTCGAGTGGACCTGA